A portion of the Trachemys scripta elegans isolate TJP31775 chromosome 11, CAS_Tse_1.0, whole genome shotgun sequence genome contains these proteins:
- the KLHL41 gene encoding kelch-like protein 41, with the protein MDSQRELTEELRLYQSTLLQDGLKELLDEKKFIDCYLKAGDKSLPCHRLILSACSPYFREYFLSEQSEEKKKEVVLDNVDPSILDLIVKYLYSASIDLNDSNVQDIFALASRFQIPSVFTVCVSYLQKRLAVGNCLAILRLGLLLDCPRLALSARDFVSDHFVQICKEEDFMQLAPHELISVISPDSLNVEKEEVVFEAVMTWVRTDKENRIKSLGEVFDCIRFRLMAEKYFKERVEKDDIIKSNSDLQKKIKVIKDAFAGKLPEPAVSKGKSGEGEVNGDVGDEDLLPGYLNDIPRHGMFVKDLILLVNDTAAVAYDPVENECFLAALAEQIPRNHSSIVTKQNQVYVVGGLYVDEENKDQPLQSYFFQLDSIAGEWIGLPPLPSARCLFGLGESDNKLYVIAGKDLQTEESLDSVLCYDPVAVKWSEAKKLPLKVYGHATISHNGMIYCLGGKTDDKKCTNRVFIYNPKKGDWRDLAPMKVARSMFAVAVHKGKIVIAGGVTEEGLSASVEAFDLTTNKWEVMPEFPQERSSISLVNLNGSLYAIGGFAMVQLESKEFAPNEVNDIWKYDDETKEWCGMLKEIRYASGASCLSTRLNLFKLSKL; encoded by the exons ATGGATTCCCAAAGGGAACTCACTGAAGAACTTCGACTTTACCAATCCACGCTTCTTCAGGATGGCCTCAAGGAACTCCTGGATGAGAAAAAGTTCATTGATTGCTATCTAAAAGCTGGTGATAAAAGCTTACCTTGCCACAGATTGATTCTATCAGCTTGTAGTCCTTATTTCCGTGAGTATTTCTTATCTGAGcaaagtgaagagaaaaaaaaggagGTAGTTCTAGACAATGTGGACCCTAGCATCCTGGATCTGATTGTCAAGTACCTTTACTCTGCAAGTATTGATCTCAACGATTCTAATGTGCAAGATATTTTTGCTTTGGCCAGCCGCTTTCAGATCCCTTCTGTATTCACTGTATGTGTCTCCTATCTTCAGAAAAGACTTGCTGTTGGTAATTGTCTAGCCATCCTTAGATTAGGTCTCCTCCTTGACTGCCCAAGACTTGCATTGTCTGCCCGTGACTTTGTGTCAGACCATTTTGTGCAGATTTGCAAAGAAGAGGACTTCATGCAGCTTGCCCCCCATGAGCTCATCTCAGTTATTTCACCTGACAGCTTAAACGTAGAAAAGGAAGAAGTGGTATTTGAAGCAGTAATGACATGGGTCCGAACAGACAAAGAGAACAGAATAAAGAGCCTGGGAGAAGTCTTTGACTGCATTCGTTTTCGTCTTATGGCAGAAAAATATTTCAAGGAGCGTGTTGAGAAGGATGATATAATCAAAAGCAACTCAGatcttcagaaaaaaatcaaggttATTAAGGATGCCTTTGCTGGAAAATTGCCTGAACCTGCTGTAAGCAAAGGAAAGTCAGGTGAAGGGGAAGTAAATGGTGATGTAGGGGATGAAGATTTACTCCCTGGATACCTCAATGACATTCCGAGACATGGTATGTTTGTCAAAGACCTTATTCTTCTGGTCAATGACACAGCTGCAGTGGCTTATGACCCTGTAGAGAATGAATGTTTCCTGGCAGCCCTGGCAGAACAGATTCCCAGAAATCATTCCAGCATAGTCACCAAACAAAATCAGGTCTATGTCGTCGGAGGACTGTATGTGGATGAGGAGAACAAGGATCAACCTTTACAGTCATACTTCTTCCAG CTGGATAGCATTGCTGGTGAATGGATAGGCCTTCCTCCACTGCCTTCAGCCAGATGCCTTTTTGGTCTGGGAGAGTCAGACAACAAATTGTATGTAATTGCAGGAAAGGACCTTCAGACAGAGGAGTCTCTGGATTCAGTATTGTGCTATGATCCTGT GGCAGTAAAATGGAGTGAGGCCAAAAAGCTTCCACTCAAAGTATATGGCCATGCAACAATTTCACACAATGGGATGATATACTGTCTTGGAGGAAAGACTGATGACAA GAAATGTACTAACAGGGTATTTATATACAATCCCAAGAAGGGAGACTGGAGAGATCTGGCTCCCATGAAAGTGGCTCGCTCAATGTTTGCAGTGGCTGTCCATAAAGGCAAAATTGTGATTGCAGGAGGTGTCACTGAAGAAGGCCTTTCAGCCTCTGTCGAAGCCTTCGACCTCACCACTAATAA GTGGGAGGTTATGcctgaattcccccaggagagaAGCTCTATCAGTTTAGTCAATTTGAATGGATCCCTGTATGCTATTGGCGGTTTTGCTATGGTTCAACTGGAGTCCAAGGAATTTgcaccaaatgaagttaatgaCATATGGAA GTATGACGACGAGACGAAAGAATGGTGTGGCATGTTGAAGGAGATTCGCTATGCCTCTGGAGCCTCCTGCCTTTCGACACGTTTAAATCTATTCAAGCTATCAAAGCTGTAA